Below is a genomic region from Echinicola rosea.
AATTTCAGTGAAATGGTTCCTTTAACCTTTGTCACTTTTTTGCTATAGGTCAAAAAAGTGATCCAAAAACCCCGCCGCTACGCCACGGCGCACAGGTGTGCAGCTATTGGGCTAAAATTAAAACCTTCCCTCATCCAGGCAAACTCCTCCTGTCTAAAGCCAAGAATGCCTATCTAAAGGCAGGTGCCTTTTCTAGCTGCCAACATTCTTTTTGGTCAGCCTTTCGTCAAACAAGCCTGCCTTTTTGCCCGCCCGCTTTTTAATTTCTTAACCTCCAATACCTGCAAGGCGAATTCAGTTAATAAGTCCCAAAAATGTATCGCTTCCTTATGACGGCCCTTGGTATGCCTGTTTTCCAGCCGATGGTGGAGGCCGTTAAGAAAGTGAGTTGGCTCGCGTCGTGGAACAGCGAGACCCACTCACTTTTAGGTCGTAGCCATCGGCTGGAAATTAAAATGGGTGACGGATCCACGTCGCAGGGTAAATCCATGTTCCATTTTAAAAGGCAGACCACCGGCCTGGATTTTTTTCTTTCTTTTTTCATCAATAGCCTGCCCCGAAGGCTTTCGGGGGAAAAAAGGAAAAGGATAAAATCCACCAGGATGATCAGGTTTCCCTAGCCAAAGTCAATCAAAAAAAGGACTTTTAGGTATATGAAAAGAAGGAAATCCCCTTAACTAAACGGCATTGAACCCGCATTATGCATTAGCCTATCTATTACGATTCCTAATGCATAAAACGGGTTTAATTTCTTCACGCCCAATAGCTGCTAGGCGGATGATGTCCTTGGGGCTATTTTATTAGGTAATGATTAATCATCAGGATTTTTGATAAAATAATCTACCCACTGTAATCTATATAGAGCCTTTTTTTTGATTAAGCCGATAAGTATTTACGGCTGCTGATTTTCCTACGTATTATTATAAAACCTTTTTTATGAAATCGACCGTCGTTTTAATTTTTTCAATGATAAAAATTAAAAAATCGATATTGAAAGAGCAATGCAGTTGAAAGCCTTGACCTTGATAAGGTGCGAGATGAAGGCAGCAGGTATTGAATTTACAACCCAAAATATTCCTAACTTATGAACCCAAAATTACTCATGATGCTTGCAGGTACCTGGCTAGGTACACAGGCATTTTCTACAGGTGCTGTAGCAGATACAGGGCCGATCTATCATGCTTCATTTGTGCTTCCCGTAGAAAAAACCATCCGTGGAGTGGTCAGGGACGCAGAGGACGGACAGACTATTCCAGGGGTGAACATTATGCTGAAAGGGACCTCAAACGGTACCGTCACCGATATGGATGGAGCCTTTCAGCTGACGGTGCCAGATGATGCCAGCACGCTGGTGGTTTCCTTTGTGGGCTACCTGTCCAAGGAAGTTTCCATTGGCAATGAAAGTAACCTCGAAATCTCATTGGAGCAGGACGTTCAAAACCTCGATGAAGTCATCGTTGTGGGCTACGGTACTGCCCGAAAACGCGACCTTACCGGGGCAGTCAGCCGTGTGGGGGAAGAAGGGTTTAACAAAGGGGTGAATGTATCCCCAGACCAGTTGATCCAAGGAAAAGTGGCCGGAGTGGACATCATCAATAATAGTGGTGCCCCTGGCGGTCAGGTGACTTTTAGGATCCGGGGAACCTCTTCGGTAAGGTCTGGCAATCAGCCCCTTTTTGTAGTGGATGGTGTGCCCTTGGATGGCCGCAATACCAAGCCCGGAGCCACAGCAGGAGAGCTGGGCAGCACAGAGGGATCCAATCCGCTTAACTTTATCAATCCCAATGACATCGCATCCATCGATGTACTTAAAGACGCATCGGCCACGGCCATCTATGGTTCCAGGGGTGCCAATGGCGTGGTCATGATCACCACCAAAAAAGGAAAATCTGGGGCTCCCCAAGTGACGGTGGATATGAGTACCGCTGTGAGTACCATGGTACGCCGGCCAAATATCATGGATGGCGATACCTACCGGAGGGCATTGCAGCACAGGGAAATGGATGGGAACAACGGTGGTGATGCCGTGGATGCCTTTGATGAAATCACTCAGACGGCTTTGACCAACCGGCTAAACTTAAGCGTGAGTGGTGGTGGAGAAAAGAACAGTTATCGGCTTTCCCTGGGATACCATGACCAGGAAGGTGTCGTGAAGGAGTCTGGATTAACGAAATATACCGCCAGTTATACCACTGGTTACCGGTTTTTGCCAGATGACAGGATCAAGCTAGATGTCAGTTTGATTGCTTCCAATACCGTAGAAGAGGGGGCTCCGATCGCTGAAAACTCCAATGTCAATGGCAGCTTGATCGGAAATGCGATTGAGTGGAACCCGACCGTGCCTTTTCGGTATGCGGACGGGACGTTTGTCCAGCGGATGTTTAGCCAGAGCGGTAATGAGGTGGATGGACTGTCCACCAACCCTGCGGCGCTTTTGGCTTACTATAATGATGAGAGCAATGTGACGAATATTTTGGGGAATTTGGCCCTGACCGTAAACATTATTGATGGGCTTGATTACCGTTTTAGCATTGGTGTAAACCATGCCAAAGGCAACCGTACAGTGGATACATCAGGAGAATTGTTTTTGAGTACCATCACGGATTTGGGATTGGCACTATCCAATACCTCTACCTTGACCAGCCAGACACTTAACCATACGCTTAACTACAAAAAGGATTTGGGCAATGTCCACTTGGATGCCCTGGTGGGGTATGAGTTTCAAGATTACAAAAGCTATGTGAACAATATCTCCGCTCGGGGCTTTACGTCTTTTGATGTGCTGGGCACCGACATCCTGCAGAATCCCTCGCGGGATAATGTGAGTGTAAGTTCTTTTCGCGACCCTACCAACCAGCTACAGTCATTCTTCGGACGATTGAACCTGAACTTTTCCGATCGCTTTTTGCTGACAGGCACCATGCGGGCGGATGGTTCTACGAAGTTTGGGGAAAATAACAAGTATGGTTACTTTCCGTCATTTGCCGGTGCTTGGGTGCTTAGCGAAGAGGGGTTTATGAAGTCCAGTAATCTTGTGGATAATATGAAATTGAGAATTGGATGGGGAATTACGGGCAATCAGGAATTTCCTGCGGGCGCTTCACAAGAGCGATATGCCTTCGGGAATCAGCAAATTTCCCTAATCAATGTGGCCAATCCGGATTTGAAATGGGAAACCACCGAAACGGTAAACATTGGCCTTGATTTTTCGCTTTTCCGTTCGAAGCTGATGGGGTCACTGGAGTACTTTGATAAGGCCACTACAGACCTGTTGTTTCAATTGCCGACCATCCAGCCGGCACCCGCAGCCCAGTTTTGGACCAATGTGCCAGCAACTGTCAGAAACCGCGGGATGGAGTTGATGCTGAGTACCATTGTGGCCGATTCCGAGAAATTGCTATGGGAGGTGGGCATGAATGCCACCTATCTCACCAATGAGCTGACCGATTATGATGGAGCACCTGTCTGGACTGGCCAAATCAATGGCAATGGACTTGGAGGGGGGTCCAATTCACAGCAATTGGTCAACGACCACCCGCTGAATGTGTTTAAGATGCTCATGTTTGAAGGCTTTGATGAAGATGGTGTGGCCCTCTATTCCGATCAGGAAGAATTTGTAGGCGATCCCAATCCCAACTTCCTGTTGGGCGTAAACACACGGCTGGACTATGGGAGGTTTGGCTTTAACATGAGCTTAAATGGGGCATTTGGTCATCAGATTTATAATAACACCGCCAATGCCTACCTGACCGCTGCCAATTTTGGTTTGGGGAGAAATTCATCACCAGAAATAGGATTGGGAAATGAAAGCCTTGCCAATGCCAATGTCGTCTCCACCCGTTTCTTGGAAGATGGCGATTTCCTTAGGCTGCAGAATGCTTCTATCAGCTATAACCTAGGTGGAATCGGTGAAGTTATCAGTAACCTTCGGTTTTCCCTTACCGGTCAAAACCTGTTTTTGATCACAAACTATAGCGGTTTTGATCCGGAAGTAAATACCAACAGGGCTGTAGATGGTGTCCCATCCTATGGGATCGAGTATGCTCCTTACCCGAGAGCGAGGACATTCCTCTTGGGGGTGAGTGCTTCCTTCTGAGGAATACGTGAGATGAAGTCTAATCCACTATACCTCGTCAATTATAGACAATGCCTCATAAATGAGAAACCCAAAAACCATGAAAAAACAATCCATAATATATTCATTGGCACTGACAGCATTATTTTCTTGCACCGATTTGGATGAAGAGTTGCGTTCAGAATTACCAAAAGAAAAGGCAGAGGCCTTCTTAAAAGAAAATGTTGATTTTAGCTCCTTAATGGAAACGGTCTATCGGGACTTTGACAGCCGGTACATCCAGCATGCGGGCTGTGTATGGCTATTTCAAGAAATCAGTGCAGATGCTGCAGTGGTGCCATCCCGGCCATCCGGGTGGGACAATGGCGGTGTTTACCGCCAACTGCACACCCACACTTGGGTGCCGACCAATCCCTACATCCAATCCCTTTGGCGAGGGCTGAACAAAGGGATTTTTGATGCGACCAATGTCCTCTCTTTTGAGCCCACTGAAGCGCTGGCCGCTGAAGCGAGATTTCTGAGGGCGTTTTTTATGTACTCCGTGTTGGACCTATTTGACCAAGTGCCCTTTCGAGAGCCTGGGGACAATTTACTGGAAGCATCCACAGTCCTCCGGGGCAAGGTAGCGGCAGATTTTATCATTCAAGAGGTGGAGGAAGTACTTCCCGACCTTCCTGTTGACGGGCCGGCCTATCGTGCTTCGCAGAATGCAGCACATGGTTTGCTGGCCAAACTATACCTGAACAGAGGGGTGTATGAAAACCGGGAGACACCACAGTTTTCCTCTTCGGATATGGAAAAAGTGATGGCCCATGTAGATGCGATCCAAGGTAAAAGCCTGGATTTTTACTGGGACAGTTTTGTACCGGAAAATAATAGTGCCTCCTCGGAGTTGATCTTTACGATCGAAGGACTGGGCGGTGTGAGGTCCCACTCTATGTGGGTATGGTGGCATGCGATATTTCCCACGGAGATGACCCTTCCAAACGGCGGAGGCTGGAATGGCTTCTGTTCCACACCGGAAGTTTATGATTTATTCGAAGAAAATGATATCAGAAGGTATTACGAGCACCCCTTGACAGAAGCTCATGGCTACAATGCGGGTTTTTTGACAGGGCAGCAGACGGATGCTGATGGCAATCCATTGCCAGATGTAGTATTTACCAAGGAAGTACCCACTATCGTGGGAGCTACCCTATGGAATGGCTTTCGTCCCGTAAAGTACATTCCGGATTATCAATATCCGGGAGCGGCCAATAACGACGTGGTCCTGCTGCGCTATGCGGATCTTTTGCTGATGAAGGCAGAAGCGCAGTGGCGCAATGGTGATCAGGAAAGTGCTTTGGAAATCATCAACCAGGTTCGTGTGCGGAATGAAATTGGCCCGCTGGATGAAGTGAATGCCCAAGTGCTGCTGGACGAAAGGGGAAGGGAGTTGTTCTGGGAAGGTCATCGAAGACAAGATATGGTTCGTTTTGGGACATTTTTGGGAGAGTGGACCCTCAAGGAACCTTCTGATCCAAAATACCTGATTTTCCCCATTCCTCCTGCGGATGTGTTGTCCAATCCAAATTTGGAGCAGAATCCAGGATTTTAAATAACTCGGGCCAAAAACCGTCATGGCGAACTTGCCTCATTAAAGCGTCATTACAATAACCAGTGGGAAGAAGCTACCTTAATAGAGGTACAAGATGGCTTCGTCATGCTTCCTCGCTATGACGTCAGAGAGATGGCTACTGTCATTTGCCTTCTTTGTGTTTGTAAAAAACTACACGCTCAAAGCGTGACAAGTTGGGGTAAAAGAACCGCTTTATCCTGAAAGTGCAGGATAGTAATGAACCTGTACGGCTGTAATATTAAGTGGTATAAGTGAAGCTGAAAGAGGCTTTGATAATAAAAGGAAATCATTTCACAAGATGCATAAACTGAGCATAACCTTATTACTTCTAGTGGCCCTTCTGACAGGCCAGATGACAAATGCAATGGCCTTGGATATCTGGGTATCCAAAAATGGCGATGATGCCAATGATGGATCAAAATCAACCCCCTTGGCCACGGTCCATATGGCACTGCGCAAAGCCAGGGAACTGCGCCGCCTGCACGATCCTTCTGTGGCAGATGGGATTCAGATCATGGTGGGGGAAGGTGTTTACCGGTTCATAGAGCCATTGCTGATCCGCCCAGAGGATGCCGGCACAGCAGAAAGCCCCACGATCGTCAAAGCGGTATCGGGAGCATCCCCTGTTTTTTCGGGAGGAACAAAAGTGTTGGGATGGCAAAAGGCGACGACCTTTCCGGCAGGACTTCCCACAGCGGCAAAGGGCAATCTTTGGGTGGCTGATGTGCCGGTGGTGGGCGGCCAAGAGGTGGAATTCCGGCAGCTTTGGGTCAATGGCCAAAAGGCCAAAAGGGCCACCAACCTTTATGAAGGGGAACTGGACAGGATTCTATCCGTGGACAGTGCACGGCAGGAAATGTGGATTCCCACACCGAAATGGGATTTTGAAAACCTCCATCAATTGGAATTTGTCATTCACCAGTGGTGGGCCATTGCCAACCTACGGGTGAAATCTGTGGACGTCCAAGGGGATAAAACCAAGCTGACCTTTCACCAGCCAGAAAGCCAAATAGAGTTTCAGCATCCTTGGCCTGCACCATTTATCGATGCCAAAAAGGAATACAACGGCAATTCGGCTTTTTATTGGCAGGGAGCGGCAGAATTGCTCAGCCAGTCGGGAGAATGGTATCACGATAAAAAAGGTGGAAAAGTGTATTACTGGCCAAAAGCCAATGAAGATATGTCAGCTGCGGAGGTCATTGTTCCGTTTTTGGAAACGATCGTTCAGGTAGATGGTACAGCAGACCATCCCGTGAAGCATGTTGCTTTTGAAGGGATTGGCTTTGAGCATGCGACTTGGCTGAGGCCATCGCACCGTGGACATGTGCCTTTACAAGCGGGATGGTTTATTTTGGAAGCCTACAAATTAAAGAAGCCGGGAACGCCTGATAAGGCAAGCTTGGAGAACCAAGCTTGGACGGGACGCCAGCCAGCAGGAGTCGCGGTCAATTATGCCCATCACATCCGCTTTGAGCGTTGCCGATTCGAACGCATGGCCGCCACGGGACTGGACATGGTAGAAGGAGTCAGTGACAGTGAGGTTATTGGGAATGTGTTTAGGGATATTGGCGGCACAGGTATCCAAGCAGGGTACTTTGGTGGCCCAGACTTCGAGTCCCATTTGCCTTATAATCCCATTGATCAGCGGGAGCTGGTCCATCACCTCACTATTGCCAACAATTACATTACCAATGTAACCAACGAAGATTGGGGCTGTGTCGGGATCAGTGTAGGTTCTGCACATGATATCGATATTGTGCATAATGAAGTGAGTGATGTCAACTACTCGGGGATATGTGTGGGCTGGTTTTGGACCAAGACCATTACGGCAACCAAGAACAATCGCATTCATGCCAATCGCATCCACAACTTTGCGAAGCAAATGTATGATGTGGGAGGGATATATACCCTGTCTGCCCAGCCCAATACTGAAATTAGTAAAAATGCGATATACGACCTCCAGGATGCGCCTTATGCGCACATGCCACACCATCACCAGTACATTTACTTCGATGAAGGCTCGTCCTATATCCGTGCCATTAACAATTGGACTGAGCGGGACAAGTTCTTTTCCAATAGCCCAGGCCCTGGCAATAAGTGGGAAAACAACGGCCCCGATGTGGATATGGCCATAAAAGAAAAGGCGGGACTTGAAGAAGCCTATAGGAATATCAAGTAGCTAGTATTGAGATGTGAGACTTGAGACTTGAGGGACGGGAGAAGTGGGTATGAAGTCTTATGAATAAAGAGTAAAGAATAAAGAGTAAAGAGTAAAGAATAAAGAATATCGAATGATATCCTGCCAGTATCTCCCGACAGTTTCCGAGGTAGGCTTTGGCAGGAGTATCGATGTACGAAAGGCGAAGGCAGTCCCGTCTGCTGCGCCGGAGATAGTCTGACAACCGATAGTGTTACACTCAAACGATCCAACAACCAAACAGTTCAACAACATCACATGAAACAAACAAACTACCAACTTTTTGATTTTTTGGATTTTGATCCAGAACGACTGGGTGTCGCTACAGATCGGTTGTGGCGTGCTGGAAGGCCATTGGCGATCGAACAGTGCGACAAAGGAGTCATTGTGCATGTGCCTTTTCATTGCCAAAAACCAACGGTGGATATGCAGCCAGATCCGGAAGTGGAGGCTCAATCTTTTGAGTTGCATATACGGGCCTATGGAGAGCGCATTTTACGGGTAACATCAGCGATGGGACAAAAGGTGCATGAAGAATCTCCCATGTTGGAAATGGCCAGCGATGTGAAGGAGAGCCCCTTGTCTATAGAAAAAGCAGCTGAGAAATGGATTATCAGGGACGATAGGCAAGTGGTACGGGCGATTATTGACCTGTCCGCACCGACGATCGACTGGTGGAGCGACTTACTGCCTGCTCCTGAGCCAGCATTTCAGGCTACTTTTTTTCCAGATGGCAAGAAGGCCGTTCACATCAGTAGCCAAGACCAGTTTTTCCCCGAAAGGGTAGATGCCATGGGGCTGGCCATGATTTCCGTGGAAGGAAAGCCGGCGAAGGCAACCCTTTCATTTGCAGCCGAGCCTGATGAAAAGTTTGTGGGGACTGGTGAGCGTTTTACCAAAATGGACTTGTCGGGCCGGACGTTTCAGCTAAAAAACCAAGACGGCCAAGGCGTCAATAACAGAAGAACGTATAAGAACATCCCCTTTTACCTGTCCAGTGAAATGTATGGGGTGTTTTTGCATACCTCAGCGTACGGAAAGCTCTCTTTTGCCGATCACAGCACACGGTCTGTACAGCTGTTGGTGGAGGAGGCGCTGGCGGATGTGTTCTTGTTGGGAGGGGAAAAACCAAACGAAATACTACACCATTACCGAAGGTTAACAGGGTTTCCAGCCATGCCGCCTTTATGGAGTTTTGGGGTTTGGATGAGTCGTATGACCTATTTTTCCGCCGATGAGGTAGCGGAAATTTGTGATCGCTTGCGGGCCGAAAAATTCCCTTGTGACGTGATCCACTTGGATACCGGCTGGTTTGAGACGGACTGGTTGTGCGAATGGAAATTCAATGCTGAGCGTTTTCCAGATCCAAAAGGATTTGTCCAAAAACTGAAGCAGCAGGGGTACAGGGTGAGCCTTTGGCAAATGCCGTATATCGCCGCCAATGCCATCCAGCACGATGAGGCAAAAGCCAATAAGTATATCGGCCCATTAAAAGAAAGCAAAGTACAGGGCGGTTCCAATTTCAGTGCCTTGGACTACGCTGGGACCATTGATTTTACCTATCCAGCAGCAGTGGAATGGTACAAAGGTCTATTGAGAGAATTACTGGAGATGGGTGTGACCTGTATCAAAACGGATTTCGGAGAAGAAATCCACTTGGATGCAACGTACCATGATATGCCTGCGGAGCTCTTGAACAACATTTACGCTTTGCTGTATCAAAAGGCGGCCTTTGAAGTGACCGAAGAGGTGGCTGGTGACGGCGTAGTGTGGGCACGTGCCGGATGGGCAGGATGTCAGCGGTACCCCATCCACTGGGGAGGTGATGCCGCCGCCAGTTGGGACGGGATGGCTGGATCGCTCAAAGGTGGACTGCACTTAGGCTTATCGGGCTTCGGTTTTTGGAGCCATGATGTGCCCGGATTCCATGGAGTGCCCAATTTCATGAATTCCGTTATTCCTGATGACCTCTATGTCCGATGGACGCAGTTTGGTGTCTTTACTTCTCATATTCGCTATCATGGTACCTCCAAAAGGGAGCCGTACCATTATCCGGCCATAGCAGGTGTGGTCAGAAAATGGTGGGAACTGCGCTATGTCCTTCTGCCCTATATCCTGGAGCAAAGCCAACAGTCCATCCGCGCTGGCATGCCAATGCTGAGGGCCATGCTCCTGCATTTTCCAGAAGATCCCATGTGCTGGCACTTGGATGACCAGTATTTCTTTGGAGAGGATTTCTTGGTGGCGCCGGTCATGAACAGCGGAAACGCTCGAAAGGTCTATCTTCCAGAGGGAAGTTGGGTGGATTTCTTCACGGGGGCCTGCCAGGAAGGTCCCAAATGGGTAGCCATGGATCCTATTCCATTGGAGGAAATGCCCGTGTGGGTAAAGCAAGGTGCTTCGATTCCGATTTATCCTACGTCCGTTTCATGCACGGATGAAATGGATTTCAAGAAGACCCAACCCTTGGTGATCGATGGCGGGTTCAATGGAATCTGGCAGGCGCTAAAGGAGAAAGGGATGGAATAATTTGGGGCAGGGATAACCCCATCGACTATCGCATAAGGAGTATCAAAAACGGAAAAAACATTATAAAATAGATGACAAAAGAAGGAACATTACGGTTAGGGATTTTAGGGCTTGGGGAAGGCCGCAGCACTATTTCTGCGGCATTGAACAGTCAGAAAATCCAGCTGGTGCAGATATGTGACCGCAATGAGGCATTGTGCAAGCAGCGGGCAAAGGAATTTGATTTTACTCACTATACGACACGCTATGAAGATATGTTGGAAAACAGTGACATCGACGCCATAGGTATTTATACTCCCGATAAGCTACATGCCAGCCACATCAAAATGGCCATGGAGCATGGCAAGCATGTCGTATGCACCAAGCCGCTACTCGATGACCTCAAGGATGCCAAGGAGCTTATTGACCTTCAAAAGAAAACAGGTAAGCGTCTTTTTGTGGGGCAAAGCAGCCGATTCTTTGAGCCCATGAAGCGACAGCGAGCCGACTATAAAAAAGGGCTTATCGGGGACTTGATCACCGTGGAGGCATATTATCATGCGGATCACCGATGGTTTTTGGAGAAACCATGGGCCTTGGAGCCGGCTTTTAAGTGGCTATACGGTGGGTTGAGCCATCCGGTGGATTTTATCCGGTGGTATCTGCCCGAAATAGAGGAGGTAATGGGCTATGGCATGCTCAGTGCCAATGGGAAGCAAGGTGGATTAAAAAATCCCGATACCATGCATTTTATCTATAAAGCTACAGATGGCCGCATTGCCAGGGTTTCCGGCGCATACACAGGACCAGTGCAGCCTGCCCTGCGGGACAGTGAGATGAGTTGTATCCTTCGTGGAACGGAAGGTAGCAGCCAAGGGGATTATATGGAGTTACGCTATGCGATCACCGATAATACCGGAGAGGAGCAGGTGGTGACCTGGGAGCATAAGTCCAAGCATTATTTCCGTTTTGAGGGCAAGAGCCATCATGCGGGAGAGTACAATAACTATTTGGAGCATTTTGCCGATAGTATCAACTACGATTTTGTGGCCTATCCAGACCTTACAGAAGGGATTGGTACCATCGCCCTGCTGAAGACCATGGAAAAAAGCCTGAACACTGGCCAACCAGAAAAAGTAGCCGATGTAATTGCTGAATTTGGCCTGGAAAAATACCTAAAAAGGGAATGATCCCCGAATAACAAAAGCTAAAAGAGTCAAGTATCCAGATAAGTCTCACATCTCACTACTCAACAAAAAAATTAACAACCAATTAACCAAATAACAATCATGAGCAATATCTTATCAGACAAGCAATTAAATCAGTTTCAAGAGGATGGCTTTTGCATAGTCAAAGATGTCATTCCGAAGGAGTTACTAAAACGCCTTCAAGACGAATGTCAACGTTTTATGAAAGAGAAGGATGATGAAATGGACCGCAAAGGGGTGGAAGTGGACGAGATCAATCACAAAGGCAAGCGTTATTTTATTGCCTTGCGGTACAAGGACAGCGAAACCATGCAGGATTTGATCTTTGGCAAAGAGATGGAAGAGATTACCCGCAAAATCCTCGGCGAAGATGTTTACCTCTTTTTGGAGCAGTTTGTCGTCAAAGCAGCCGATAAAGGCATGACCTTTAGTTGGCATCAGGACTCAGGCTACCTCGATTTTGAACACAAACCCTATTTGTCGGTTTGGTGTCCGCTGGATGATGTCACCGAAGAGAATGGCACGGTTTACCTACTGCCTTACAAGGATGCGGGTACCAAAAACAGGATTGACCACGAGCTACAAGAAGGAACCAACGATAAGGTAGGTTATTTTGGTGATAACCCTGGTATCCCTGCCATTCTCAATGCAGGAGATGTGGCCTTGTTTTCGAGTACTTGTTTTCATCGCAGCGGCTCGAACAAGACAGGAAAATCCAGAAGGGTGCTCTTGATCCAATATTCTGCAGAACCGATCATGAAAGGGGACAAGCCGCTTTATTGGGCTGATCCTTTTGTGGTCAACGGCAATCGTAAAAAGGAAGTGCCTGCATAAACTAAATTTTCATTGCGAGGAGGGGGGCGTGCTGCCGGCTTCTTGCAATGATATTTAATGAAATACAACGACCCAAAAAACACCCATGGAAATACATGAAATACTTCAACCGCTGGATTTTGCAGTGGTTGGTCTCTACTTGATCACCCTGATAGGCATCGGCTACTGGGTAAGCTTTAAGAAAAAGAGAGATGCCAATGAGAACCTGTTTTTGGCAGGCAATACCTTAGGCTGGCCGAGCATAGGCTTCACCATGTGGGGAACCAATGTGGGGCCCTCCATGCTGATCGCTTCAGCGAGTATTGGCTATACCACGGGCGTGGTAGCGGGGAATTTTGCTTGGTATGCGTTCATCTTTATTTTCTTACTGGCCGTAGTCTTTGCGCCACGCTATTTGGGTGCTCGGGTGCAGACACTTCCAGAGTTTATGGGGAAGCGTTTTGGCAATTCTACCCAAAATATACTGGCTTGGTAC
It encodes:
- a CDS encoding RagB/SusD family nutrient uptake outer membrane protein yields the protein MKKQSIIYSLALTALFSCTDLDEELRSELPKEKAEAFLKENVDFSSLMETVYRDFDSRYIQHAGCVWLFQEISADAAVVPSRPSGWDNGGVYRQLHTHTWVPTNPYIQSLWRGLNKGIFDATNVLSFEPTEALAAEARFLRAFFMYSVLDLFDQVPFREPGDNLLEASTVLRGKVAADFIIQEVEEVLPDLPVDGPAYRASQNAAHGLLAKLYLNRGVYENRETPQFSSSDMEKVMAHVDAIQGKSLDFYWDSFVPENNSASSELIFTIEGLGGVRSHSMWVWWHAIFPTEMTLPNGGGWNGFCSTPEVYDLFEENDIRRYYEHPLTEAHGYNAGFLTGQQTDADGNPLPDVVFTKEVPTIVGATLWNGFRPVKYIPDYQYPGAANNDVVLLRYADLLLMKAEAQWRNGDQESALEIINQVRVRNEIGPLDEVNAQVLLDERGRELFWEGHRRQDMVRFGTFLGEWTLKEPSDPKYLIFPIPPADVLSNPNLEQNPGF
- a CDS encoding glycoside hydrolase family 31 protein produces the protein MKQTNYQLFDFLDFDPERLGVATDRLWRAGRPLAIEQCDKGVIVHVPFHCQKPTVDMQPDPEVEAQSFELHIRAYGERILRVTSAMGQKVHEESPMLEMASDVKESPLSIEKAAEKWIIRDDRQVVRAIIDLSAPTIDWWSDLLPAPEPAFQATFFPDGKKAVHISSQDQFFPERVDAMGLAMISVEGKPAKATLSFAAEPDEKFVGTGERFTKMDLSGRTFQLKNQDGQGVNNRRTYKNIPFYLSSEMYGVFLHTSAYGKLSFADHSTRSVQLLVEEALADVFLLGGEKPNEILHHYRRLTGFPAMPPLWSFGVWMSRMTYFSADEVAEICDRLRAEKFPCDVIHLDTGWFETDWLCEWKFNAERFPDPKGFVQKLKQQGYRVSLWQMPYIAANAIQHDEAKANKYIGPLKESKVQGGSNFSALDYAGTIDFTYPAAVEWYKGLLRELLEMGVTCIKTDFGEEIHLDATYHDMPAELLNNIYALLYQKAAFEVTEEVAGDGVVWARAGWAGCQRYPIHWGGDAAASWDGMAGSLKGGLHLGLSGFGFWSHDVPGFHGVPNFMNSVIPDDLYVRWTQFGVFTSHIRYHGTSKREPYHYPAIAGVVRKWWELRYVLLPYILEQSQQSIRAGMPMLRAMLLHFPEDPMCWHLDDQYFFGEDFLVAPVMNSGNARKVYLPEGSWVDFFTGACQEGPKWVAMDPIPLEEMPVWVKQGASIPIYPTSVSCTDEMDFKKTQPLVIDGGFNGIWQALKEKGME
- a CDS encoding right-handed parallel beta-helix repeat-containing protein, which codes for MHKLSITLLLLVALLTGQMTNAMALDIWVSKNGDDANDGSKSTPLATVHMALRKARELRRLHDPSVADGIQIMVGEGVYRFIEPLLIRPEDAGTAESPTIVKAVSGASPVFSGGTKVLGWQKATTFPAGLPTAAKGNLWVADVPVVGGQEVEFRQLWVNGQKAKRATNLYEGELDRILSVDSARQEMWIPTPKWDFENLHQLEFVIHQWWAIANLRVKSVDVQGDKTKLTFHQPESQIEFQHPWPAPFIDAKKEYNGNSAFYWQGAAELLSQSGEWYHDKKGGKVYYWPKANEDMSAAEVIVPFLETIVQVDGTADHPVKHVAFEGIGFEHATWLRPSHRGHVPLQAGWFILEAYKLKKPGTPDKASLENQAWTGRQPAGVAVNYAHHIRFERCRFERMAATGLDMVEGVSDSEVIGNVFRDIGGTGIQAGYFGGPDFESHLPYNPIDQRELVHHLTIANNYITNVTNEDWGCVGISVGSAHDIDIVHNEVSDVNYSGICVGWFWTKTITATKNNRIHANRIHNFAKQMYDVGGIYTLSAQPNTEISKNAIYDLQDAPYAHMPHHHQYIYFDEGSSYIRAINNWTERDKFFSNSPGPGNKWENNGPDVDMAIKEKAGLEEAYRNIK
- a CDS encoding SusC/RagA family TonB-linked outer membrane protein, which translates into the protein MNPKLLMMLAGTWLGTQAFSTGAVADTGPIYHASFVLPVEKTIRGVVRDAEDGQTIPGVNIMLKGTSNGTVTDMDGAFQLTVPDDASTLVVSFVGYLSKEVSIGNESNLEISLEQDVQNLDEVIVVGYGTARKRDLTGAVSRVGEEGFNKGVNVSPDQLIQGKVAGVDIINNSGAPGGQVTFRIRGTSSVRSGNQPLFVVDGVPLDGRNTKPGATAGELGSTEGSNPLNFINPNDIASIDVLKDASATAIYGSRGANGVVMITTKKGKSGAPQVTVDMSTAVSTMVRRPNIMDGDTYRRALQHREMDGNNGGDAVDAFDEITQTALTNRLNLSVSGGGEKNSYRLSLGYHDQEGVVKESGLTKYTASYTTGYRFLPDDRIKLDVSLIASNTVEEGAPIAENSNVNGSLIGNAIEWNPTVPFRYADGTFVQRMFSQSGNEVDGLSTNPAALLAYYNDESNVTNILGNLALTVNIIDGLDYRFSIGVNHAKGNRTVDTSGELFLSTITDLGLALSNTSTLTSQTLNHTLNYKKDLGNVHLDALVGYEFQDYKSYVNNISARGFTSFDVLGTDILQNPSRDNVSVSSFRDPTNQLQSFFGRLNLNFSDRFLLTGTMRADGSTKFGENNKYGYFPSFAGAWVLSEEGFMKSSNLVDNMKLRIGWGITGNQEFPAGASQERYAFGNQQISLINVANPDLKWETTETVNIGLDFSLFRSKLMGSLEYFDKATTDLLFQLPTIQPAPAAQFWTNVPATVRNRGMELMLSTIVADSEKLLWEVGMNATYLTNELTDYDGAPVWTGQINGNGLGGGSNSQQLVNDHPLNVFKMLMFEGFDEDGVALYSDQEEFVGDPNPNFLLGVNTRLDYGRFGFNMSLNGAFGHQIYNNTANAYLTAANFGLGRNSSPEIGLGNESLANANVVSTRFLEDGDFLRLQNASISYNLGGIGEVISNLRFSLTGQNLFLITNYSGFDPEVNTNRAVDGVPSYGIEYAPYPRARTFLLGVSASF